Proteins from a single region of Butyricimonas faecalis:
- a CDS encoding AAA family ATPase, with protein sequence MEEDKNYISMIHGDLTRAAQMQNGMPENIGVMSIKTANRTILEASQLPTPRALWDSFWYEGELSCLFADSNVGKSILAVQIADRIARTDNVLYLDFELSEKQFQLRYTDEYGKPYIFPERLYRVSLDCDALLDADFEGTIIGSIEQMAQQTRCRIFIVDNLTYLCCAMEKGDAAGRLMIQLNNLKKRYGLSILVLAHTPKRSLDCPITSNDLAGSKRLYNFFDSVFVIGKSALDGGLRYVKQLKVRYGTFSYDADNVIVYEIEKTDAFLQFVFRGYSTEKEHLKKPGDNESGQRDCLILQLSQSGKSVREIASQVNCGKSTVSRIIQRSKEDRNAAVPGVPLSRPKENGTMGQVGQHGTDGTSGTAGEARQADLFAGHEKEDKP encoded by the coding sequence ATGGAAGAGGACAAGAACTATATTAGCATGATACATGGCGACCTGACGAGGGCAGCCCAGATGCAGAACGGTATGCCGGAAAATATCGGTGTAATGAGCATAAAGACCGCCAACCGGACCATACTCGAAGCATCACAGCTGCCCACGCCCCGTGCGTTGTGGGACAGCTTCTGGTACGAGGGGGAACTGTCCTGCCTCTTTGCAGATTCCAACGTGGGGAAATCCATCCTTGCCGTCCAGATAGCCGACCGTATAGCACGGACTGACAACGTGCTTTATCTGGACTTTGAACTCTCTGAAAAGCAGTTCCAGCTCCGCTATACCGACGAGTACGGAAAGCCTTACATTTTTCCCGAAAGGCTGTACCGGGTATCGCTTGACTGCGACGCCCTTCTCGATGCCGACTTTGAAGGGACGATCATCGGCAGCATCGAACAGATGGCACAGCAGACCCGCTGCAGGATCTTCATCGTTGACAACCTTACTTACCTGTGCTGTGCCATGGAGAAAGGCGATGCGGCGGGACGGCTGATGATACAGCTCAACAATCTCAAAAAGAGATACGGGCTTTCCATCCTAGTCCTGGCACACACCCCAAAGCGTTCACTGGACTGTCCCATCACGTCCAACGACCTTGCCGGAAGCAAGCGGCTCTACAATTTCTTTGACAGCGTGTTTGTCATCGGGAAAAGCGCACTGGACGGGGGACTACGCTATGTGAAGCAGCTCAAGGTCCGTTACGGGACATTCTCGTACGATGCCGACAATGTGATTGTCTATGAGATTGAGAAAACGGACGCCTTCCTGCAATTCGTGTTCAGGGGCTATTCAACCGAAAAGGAACACCTGAAGAAACCGGGTGACAACGAATCGGGACAAAGGGATTGCCTTATCCTGCAACTGTCCCAATCAGGGAAGTCAGTCCGGGAGATAGCCTCGCAGGTCAATTGCGGCAAGTCCACCGTCAGCCGGATAATCCAGCGCAGCAAGGAGGACAGGAACGCGGCCGTCCCGGGTGTCCCGCTGTCCCGTCCCAAGGAGAACGGGACAATGGGACAGGTGGGACAGCATGGGACAGATGGGACAAGCGGGACAGCAGGAGAAGCAAGGCAGGCGGATCTGTTTGCAGGACATGAAAAGGAGGACAAGCCATGA